The DNA region ttatgtatatattaatatgttcatatatattatgcTTTATCAAAATAACCATTTTCCATGACAATTTTGTTGtcaatataatattcttcCTTCAACCAATTTATACATTCTTCATcaaatttaataattttaaagTTTCTTAATTTTTCAACAGATTCTAAACTTATACGAAAATTCTTTAAATTAAATGTGCTAGTATCTATTCTTCTAAAAGATCTCCACAAAAATTCTGTATATGATACTTTCAATTCTATATCATTTTCAATTTTGATCGtttcaaatattttcttGGTTACGCTAATtctataataatatatcaattatgtatattgaaaatttatatatagaaagaaaaaaaaaaaaaaaaaaagaaaaaaaaaaagtatattttaaatatgtgtaaataaataaatttatatatatatatttttaactATTCAGTATTACAATTCATTTGTGAAAGAAGattctattttttttctcatgCTAGAGTTgttaaaatttaaaaatgaacTAATTAAGGAACACAAATGTCTTCTTAGACAATTAAAACTAAAGAATGTTGTCAAGTTATCATTTTGATAATTTGTATACAATATTAATTTactaaaaatatattcacaGAATTTTATCGATGTGTCTAAATCGACATTGatgttttttctttcttcaATTCTATTTTCTAATATAACTTTAAAAAGATCATATGTAAAAGCAAATTTGTTAATGctaaatataaacataaacaaatgaaaaaatatatatatatatatatatatatgtatatgtttGTATTACTAATTTTATCGACGACCTCCCATACTACTGATGATGAAAAACAGtcatcatatttttcaaaaaaataatttaatatttcaatTAAACAATTTACATGTTGgctatttatattttctagaaaaaaatggtaaaattaataaaaaaatataaataatttattgTATTTGTGTTCtattataaacaatataatatttttataatatttcttttattaatatattaaaaaatattatattgaaCCTGCATTCTCACATAACtgttttaattttcttgtttttaataaaatCGTGTCTTTGTTTAATTCCTTTATACTATATAAATTAGAactcatttttttaattttttattttataataagaagattttctaaatatatatatatatatatatatatatatatatatattataatatccgttatttaatttttaatttccgtataaaataataaatgaaaaacaaattacacaaataataatatatttgttatttgaaaatatatcaaaatttaataaatatttatgcAGGTTataaagtaaaaataaaagaaaaaagaagaaaatatataaattcattATGCCAGTAAGAGACGTTGtataaaagaaatgatCATTGTAGATACACTTCAAATTAACTCTTActttcttatatattaaaaacttttttttctttttagcgtattaacataataaacaattgacaaattattttcatcataatGAAAATGAGAATAAGGCTGTTCATTTcatatattcttattttatgataaaagaaaaaaaaaaacaagGAACAGGAAAAAATTCTTTAGCGTTTTTATTGACCTTACAATGgacaaagaaaaaaaattattgtaaaaattggaaaaatataaaaaagaaggaaaagaaaataatgcgtttaaaaaaaattagtGTGTTTAAATCGAAATAAATTAAAGAAGAAAgctaaaaaaaaaaaaaagaatatcctccacttatatatatatatatatatatatatatatatatatcatataagtttttattttttgcACTGTcgaataataattatttgcAACTTAAATTTAAACATACTggattttttaaaataataatttgtgataaaatatagataCAAATTTAAGTGcttaaaaataatattaaattttattatttatttttatctattaatatatatatttatttatttatgtgtgctatatatatgtatctttaaaataactgtattgataataaatataaaaggaatacatataatattatgaatatttctatatttaaatatattgtgaattatacataaaaaatcacaataaataaatacaagtataaaatgaattatatattacaaaacataataaaaaaatattatttataaatttatatattttaattagTATCCcacaaaaaagaaaaaaaaaaattaataatttacatatagtgaaataatatattaaactatatataattataattgagaactataaaaaatatatttatacataatatatttttttttttttttttttttttttttgatgaAAGGAAActacaaaaaatataccaagataaaaaaaaaaaaaaaaatacattaattttaatgtatatatacaatatatatctataatatattatatatatattatccacaattatacaaaattcagaatatatatattatgtattatttataacaaATGGAACAGTATTGAATTAAGaacaatttttataatataatatatatatatataatatatatattatatatatcttataaatattatatatatatgcatgCATCAAAATATTGAAACAATATACTTTAAGCTACAGTTCAAGTTAAATgatttataaaaacatattaaaaatatatttataatatattatgtggtatttatttttattatatatatatatttatttatataatatatttatatattatattatcgaattttattattatgttttatagaacattttttttttttttttttcggttttcctatattatataatataatatttatactttgaaatattttatattttttccgAGTAAAGGTGGataattcaaaataatCTCTTCTTATGGTTTTCCATAAAAACCAAACCCActtgttatatatatatatttatgattattattatatatagatatattataataatagctaaatatttatattatataaatatataatttgtaaTTCTTCTActattgaaaaaaaataataaaatgaaaacattcatattttcattatatataacgaaataatataatattgaaaatattatttaaaattaataatcttttttattttttattttttttttttaaatataatatatttatatacgttaaatattttctgtaatatctttttatttttagtATATCACTATAATAccatattaataaatatataatatatatataataacatatatatttatatatatatatatatataataaagaataatttCCTTATCgcatatatttttttccctatatttgattattttttaatatatcaatatgAGTGCTCTTACAGACAAAACAGGAAGGTTTGTTGTACTGGATAAAAATGCAAGCAACTACGAATCTTTAGTGGATCAAGAAATGAATAATGTATATGAAAGAGTTAAGAAATTGGACCCTAACCAAGTTGAATTTTTGCAAGCATTTCATGAAATATTGTATTCTTTAAAACCATTATTTATGGAAGAACCCAAATATTTACCAATAATTGAAATGTTATCAGAACCTGAACGAGCAATACAATTTCGTGTTTGTTGGTTAGATGATAATGGTGTTCAAAGAAAAAATCGTTGTTTTCGTGTTCAATATAATAGTGCCTTAGGTCCATATAAAGGTGGTTTACGATTTCACCCATCAGTTAATTTATCTATTGTAAAATTTTTAGGATTTGaacaaatatttaaaaattctTTAACAGGTTTGCAAATGGGAGGAGGTAAAGGTGGTTCAGATTTCGATCCTAAAGGAAAATCAGATAGTGAAATCTTAAAATTTTGTCAAGCTTTTATGAATGAATTATATAGACATATAGGTCCACGTACTGATGTACCTGCTGGAGATATTGGTGTTGGTGGTCGAGAACTTGGTTATTTATATGGtcaatataaaaaaattgtaaaCAGTTTTAATGGTACCTTAACTGgaaaaaatgtaaaatgGGGTGGTTCTAATTTAAGAGTGGAAGCAACTGGTTATGGTTTAGTATATTTTGTTTTGGAAGTTTTAAAATCTTTAAATATTCCAGTAGAAAAACAAACTGCTGTTGTAAGTGGTAGTGGTAATGTTGCATTATATTGTGTTCAGaaattattacatttaAATGTTAAAGTTTTAACATTTAGTGATAGTAATGGTTATGTATTTGAACCAAATGGTTTTACTCATGAAAACTTGAAATTTATTATAGCattaaaagaagaaaaaaaaggtaGAATCAAAGAATACTTAAACCATTCATCTACAGCAAAATATTTCCCAAACGAAAAACCATGGGGGGTACCATGTACATTAGCTTTCCCTTGTGCAACacaaaatgaaataaatcTTGAAGATGCTaaattattacaaaaaaatgGTTGTGTCTTAGTTGGGGAAGGAGCAAATATGCCATCAACTGTAGATGCtattaatttctttaaatCTAATAATGTTATCTACTGCCCATCAAAAGCAGCAAATGCTGGAGGTGTTGCTATTAGTGGACTTGAAATGAGTCAGAATTTCCAATTCGCTCAATGGACAAGAGAAACTGTTGATGAAAAACTCAAAgaaattatgaaaaatatttttgttgCTTGCTCAGAAAATGCTTTAAAATATAccaaaaataaatatgatttACAAGCAGGTGCAAATATAGCTGGATTCTTAAAAGTTGCTGAATCATATATTGAACAAGGTTGCTTttaaacatttatatttaagtgttcatattttatgtacatttcttataaaaaattaaaaaattcaattcaatataatatagtataaccatttaaatatataaacatatataattattttaaataaataaatatatatatatatatccacatatttttattttatattttttatttatctttttattaattaaattaaatataaaaaatataattaaatataagaattaaatattatatgaaattatttttgtgttgcatttattttttaacattacatcttatgataaaattcgataattatttattatatatatagatattatTAAAGGTTCCTTATTTAATgtgtattatatatatatatatatatatatatatatatatatatgtttatatacatacgttcctttttttttttttttttaaaccATTATATTTCCATGTggtttattttttccaCATGTAACAGAACCATCGAAATATATCCTTATGcctttttcattttttgCATTTTTTGcattttttgtattttttgtattttttgcagtatttttatttttaaaattcAAATTTCAacttttaatttttatttaaaaagtaAACGGAATGAGACACACAACATGTCGATTTAGAAGAgaatatgaatatttattatgcATCTCACGatgcaaaaaaaaatatat from Plasmodium gaboni strain SY75 chromosome 14, whole genome shotgun sequence includes:
- a CDS encoding NADP-specific glutamate dehydrogenase, whose amino-acid sequence is MSALTDKTGRFVVLDKNASNYESLVDQEMNNVYERVKKLDPNQVEFLQAFHEILYSLKPLFMEEPKYLPIIEMLSEPERAIQFRVCWLDDNGVQRKNRCFRVQYNSALGPYKGGLRFHPSVNLSIVKFLGFEQIFKNSLTGLQMGGGKGGSDFDPKGKSDSEILKFCQAFMNELYRHIGPRTDVPAGDIGVGGRELGYLYGQYKKIVNSFNGTLTGKNVKWGGSNLRVEATGYGLVYFVLEVLKSLNIPVEKQTAVVSGSGNVALYCVQKLLHLNVKVLTFSDSNGYVFEPNGFTHENLKFIIALKEEKKGRIKEYLNHSSTAKYFPNEKPWGVPCTLAFPCATQNEINLEDAKLLQKNGCVLVGEGANMPSTVDAINFFKSNNVIYCPSKAANAGGVAISGLEMSQNFQFAQWTRETVDEKLKEIMKNIFVACSENALKYTKNKYDLQAGANIAGFLKVAESYIEQGCF